A single region of the Candidatus Woesearchaeota archaeon genome encodes:
- the purN gene encoding phosphoribosylglycinamide formyltransferase — protein sequence MVVGIRIAVLGSTKGTDLQAVIDAIESGKLEGVEISFVLSNREDAYILGRARKHNIKAIFLPGKGREREEYDKELDKLLVEHGVELVLLIGYMKLMSRWFVQKWLNRVMNIHPSLLPKYAGGMDTNVHEEVLRNGDKVSGCSLIFIDEGADTGPVILQKEVKVEKNDTVQTLKQKVQEAEQETIIKGIELYRDGKLTVEGKKVNILE from the coding sequence ATGGTGGTTGGAATCAGGATAGCTGTATTGGGCTCTACAAAAGGAACTGATTTGCAGGCAGTAATAGATGCCATAGAATCCGGAAAGCTGGAAGGTGTTGAGATTTCTTTTGTCTTAAGCAATAGGGAAGATGCTTATATACTGGGGAGGGCAAGAAAGCATAACATCAAGGCTATATTCCTGCCGGGCAAAGGCAGAGAAAGGGAAGAGTATGACAAGGAGTTAGATAAGCTGCTTGTTGAGCATGGTGTTGAGCTGGTTTTGCTTATCGGCTACATGAAATTGATGAGCAGGTGGTTTGTTCAGAAATGGCTGAACAGGGTCATGAATATACACCCTTCACTTTTGCCCAAGTATGCTGGCGGCATGGACACTAATGTGCATGAAGAGGTGCTTAGGAACGGGGACAAGGTTAGCGGATGTTCGCTTATATTTATTGATGAGGGAGCTGACACAGGGCCTGTCATCCTCCAAAAAGAGGTGAAAGTTGAGAAGAACGATACTGTTCAAACCCTGAAGCAAAAGGTTCAGGAAGCTGAGCAGGAAACAATAATAAAAGGAATAGAGCTTTATAGAGACGGAAAATTAACAGTGGAAGGAAAAAAGGTCAATATTTTGGAATAG
- a CDS encoding mechanosensitive ion channel, with product MVFNYAFLEYELWNNSIQNYILAIGVFLLSMGILRIFKAVVLRKLKKIAKKTKTKLDDALLTAVEEIGWTFYLLLGLLIALRFIQFTGITKKIVDALLLIAIAFYIVRFVQKVISRAIKLALKKRRKTEDEEIDQTTAQLLTRLAGLVLWVVAIILIISNLGYDVSTLIAGLGIGGIAIAFALQNVLSDIFASFSIYIDKPFKVGDFIIIGDDLGVVKKIGIKTTRIQHLRGEELTVSNRELTSTRVHNFKRMQKRRIDFKIGVTYDTPVNKLEKIPKIVEKIISGVKGTELDRVHFKSYGDFSLNYEIVYYLDTNDYNIYMDVQQEINLALKRAFEREKIEFAYPTQTIFVEK from the coding sequence ATGGTATTTAACTATGCTTTTTTGGAGTACGAGCTTTGGAATAATTCTATCCAGAATTACATTTTAGCGATAGGAGTCTTCCTTTTATCGATGGGTATTTTGCGTATCTTCAAGGCAGTAGTGCTCAGAAAATTAAAGAAAATAGCCAAAAAAACAAAGACCAAGCTTGACGATGCATTACTGACAGCAGTCGAGGAGATAGGCTGGACATTCTATCTTCTGCTCGGGCTGCTTATAGCCCTTAGATTTATTCAGTTCACAGGCATAACAAAGAAGATTGTGGATGCCCTGCTTCTCATAGCCATAGCATTCTATATAGTGAGGTTTGTCCAGAAAGTAATCAGCCGTGCGATAAAGCTGGCCCTTAAGAAGAGGAGAAAGACCGAAGATGAGGAAATAGACCAGACTACCGCCCAGCTGCTTACCAGGCTGGCCGGGCTTGTTCTTTGGGTTGTTGCGATCATACTGATCATATCCAATCTTGGATATGATGTTTCCACCCTGATAGCGGGCCTCGGCATAGGGGGAATAGCTATTGCCTTTGCACTGCAGAATGTGCTTTCAGACATCTTTGCCTCTTTCTCCATCTACATTGACAAGCCTTTCAAAGTAGGCGACTTTATCATTATCGGAGACGATTTGGGGGTTGTCAAGAAGATAGGCATAAAAACAACAAGAATCCAGCATTTGAGGGGGGAAGAGCTTACTGTATCCAACCGGGAACTGACCTCCACAAGGGTGCATAATTTCAAAAGGATGCAGAAGAGAAGAATCGACTTCAAGATAGGCGTTACTTACGATACCCCCGTCAATAAGCTTGAGAAAATACCTAAGATAGTTGAAAAAATAATTTCAGGCGTAAAGGGAACTGAGCTTGACCGCGTGCATTTCAAGTCTTACGGCGATTTCAGCCTGAATTACGAGATAGTGTATTATCTCGACACCAACGATTACAACATATACATGGATGTGCAGCAGGAAATAAACCTTGCTTTAAAGAGGGCATTTGAGAGGGAAAAAATCGAATTTGCCTACCCCACCCAGACCATTTTTGTTGAGAAGTAA
- the purH gene encoding bifunctional phosphoribosylaminoimidazolecarboxamide formyltransferase/IMP cyclohydrolase — translation MIKRALISVFDKTGIVELAKALDEKGVEILSTGGTAKKIREAGISVKDVSEHTGFPEMMDGRVKTLHPKIHGGLLALRDNEEHMKQAKANDIRMIDLVVVNLYPFEETAKKGLSFEETIEMIDIGGPSMLRSAAKNFKDVLVIIDPKDYSCVIEGIKRGEIPFEKRKELAEKVFERTASYDASIARYFGGKPFPDLITGSMIKKQDMRYGENPYQDAAFYVDPLSTEPGIGDSEQLHGKELSYNNIMDADGALNIVKEFSEPCAAVIKHANPSGVALADEIENALRKAYNADSLSAFGCVIALNRPCNKACAEFLAGKFIEVIIAPGFEKEALEILMEKKNRRILKLTALNDFLKNRKREPITMKKVVGGQLIQTRNFPEIKLDEARIIKNENPTKEDVDSLTQEAKEGTLRELICATKKEPTKEQLKDMIFAMKVCRHVKSNSVLYSKDLVTVGIGAGQMSRVDATIIATRKSEGKAKGAVMVSDAFFPFRDGIDAAAEAGISAIIQPGGSIRDRESIEAANEHGIAMVFSGTRLFLH, via the coding sequence ATGATAAAAAGAGCGTTAATTTCAGTGTTTGACAAGACAGGAATAGTTGAATTGGCAAAGGCACTGGACGAAAAAGGGGTTGAAATACTTTCCACAGGGGGCACTGCCAAAAAGATTAGAGAAGCAGGCATCAGCGTAAAGGATGTTTCTGAGCATACCGGTTTTCCTGAGATGATGGACGGAAGGGTCAAGACACTGCATCCCAAGATTCACGGCGGGCTGCTTGCCTTAAGGGATAATGAAGAGCATATGAAGCAGGCTAAGGCTAATGATATTAGGATGATTGACCTTGTTGTTGTTAACCTTTATCCCTTTGAGGAAACGGCTAAAAAAGGCCTTTCCTTTGAAGAGACTATTGAAATGATAGATATTGGCGGACCTTCAATGCTTCGCTCTGCTGCAAAGAATTTTAAGGATGTTTTGGTGATAATCGACCCCAAAGATTACAGCTGTGTTATTGAAGGGATTAAGCGTGGAGAGATTCCCTTTGAAAAAAGAAAAGAACTTGCTGAAAAGGTTTTTGAAAGGACTGCCTCCTATGATGCATCAATAGCAAGGTATTTTGGGGGAAAACCTTTTCCTGATCTAATAACAGGCTCCATGATAAAGAAACAGGATATGCGTTACGGCGAGAATCCATATCAGGATGCTGCCTTTTATGTCGATCCCTTATCCACAGAACCAGGCATTGGAGATTCAGAGCAGCTGCACGGCAAGGAACTATCCTATAATAATATAATGGATGCCGACGGGGCGCTAAATATTGTTAAGGAATTTTCAGAACCATGTGCTGCTGTGATAAAGCATGCAAATCCCAGCGGAGTTGCTTTGGCTGATGAAATCGAGAATGCACTTAGAAAAGCATATAATGCTGATTCTTTGTCTGCATTCGGATGTGTGATTGCATTAAACAGGCCATGCAATAAGGCCTGCGCAGAATTCCTGGCTGGCAAGTTTATTGAGGTAATAATCGCACCCGGCTTTGAAAAGGAAGCACTGGAGATTCTTATGGAAAAGAAAAACAGGAGAATTCTCAAATTAACAGCTTTGAATGATTTTTTAAAGAATAGAAAAAGAGAGCCCATTACAATGAAAAAGGTTGTAGGGGGGCAGTTGATACAGACAAGGAATTTCCCCGAGATTAAGTTGGATGAAGCAAGGATAATAAAAAATGAGAATCCGACAAAAGAAGATGTTGATAGTCTGACCCAGGAAGCAAAGGAAGGAACATTAAGGGAACTGATATGCGCCACAAAGAAAGAGCCGACAAAGGAGCAGCTTAAGGATATGATTTTTGCAATGAAAGTATGCAGGCATGTAAAATCGAATTCTGTGCTATACTCTAAGGATCTGGTTACAGTGGGAATAGGAGCAGGCCAGATGTCGAGGGTTGATGCTACGATAATCGCTACCAGAAAATCAGAAGGAAAGGCAAAGGGGGCTGTCATGGTGAGCGATGCTTTCTTTCCGTTCAGAGACGGCATAGATGCGGCTGCAGAAGCGGGCATTTCCGCCATTATTCAGCCAGGCGGCTCTATCCGTGATAGGGAGTCTATAGAGGCTGCAAATGAGCATGGAATAGCTATGGTTTTTTCAGGAACGAGATTGTTTTTGCATTGA